In one Sporomusa sphaeroides DSM 2875 genomic region, the following are encoded:
- a CDS encoding DUF445 domain-containing protein, with protein MRIDNSSKAGLTLAAAAAGFCLSYPWQYSFWGGLVHSGFGAAMVGGLADWYAVTALFRRPLNIPFRTAIIPKNRERIFSAIVAMVEEEIITAANIKDTLAKAGLARLLLSCANRPEARQQLQVLTEDVLREAATGIRAAELSAALDRLLAEHPGRVQAAPLAGQALRWSIEHGFADKCIDFLITEGKRLLGEPYMTKLIADIYRGALNSYAARHGERKLVKWILQELLKLDPVNVAVIIQKKTAAWLEAIYDQEHPLRERLRDWAVTLADGLQTDPVLAEKAEMELRPLVVRIAGQLAELPASQPEMLAGGSKWAVRQAMKLADEFVGDPERQAGFDNYLADWISRWVGQNHGEIGRIVSAYLESFSNDDLVHYIEDKVKDDLQMIRINGSVVGGFVGMILFVIAYVAGVTP; from the coding sequence TTGCGTATTGACAATAGCAGTAAAGCAGGCTTAACCCTGGCTGCTGCCGCTGCCGGGTTTTGCCTGAGTTATCCCTGGCAATACAGTTTTTGGGGCGGGCTGGTGCATAGCGGCTTTGGTGCGGCTATGGTCGGGGGCCTGGCTGATTGGTATGCAGTAACCGCCTTGTTTCGCCGGCCGCTGAATATTCCATTCCGTACCGCCATTATCCCCAAAAATCGTGAACGCATTTTTAGCGCCATTGTTGCTATGGTAGAAGAAGAAATTATTACTGCCGCCAATATCAAAGACACGCTGGCCAAAGCCGGACTGGCCCGGCTGCTGCTGAGCTGTGCCAACAGGCCTGAGGCCAGGCAGCAGCTGCAGGTATTAACTGAAGATGTGCTGCGGGAGGCGGCAACCGGCATCCGGGCAGCAGAACTGTCAGCGGCGCTGGACAGGCTGCTGGCAGAGCACCCGGGGCGTGTGCAGGCAGCACCGCTGGCCGGTCAGGCTTTACGTTGGTCGATAGAGCATGGCTTTGCGGATAAATGCATAGATTTTCTCATTACTGAAGGGAAACGCTTGCTGGGTGAGCCGTATATGACCAAGCTGATTGCCGATATATACCGCGGCGCGCTGAATTCCTATGCCGCCAGGCATGGTGAGCGCAAGCTGGTAAAATGGATATTGCAGGAATTATTAAAGCTTGATCCGGTTAACGTTGCCGTCATCATTCAGAAAAAAACGGCGGCATGGTTGGAAGCAATATACGACCAGGAGCATCCGCTGCGTGAGCGGTTGCGCGACTGGGCGGTCACCCTGGCCGATGGTTTGCAGACAGATCCGGTGTTGGCTGAGAAGGCTGAAATGGAACTCCGCCCACTGGTGGTAAGGATTGCCGGGCAATTGGCAGAACTGCCGGCTTCTCAGCCGGAGATGCTTGCCGGCGGCAGTAAGTGGGCGGTTAGGCAGGCGATGAAGCTGGCCGATGAATTTGTTGGCGACCCGGAGCGTCAGGCCGGTTTTGATAATTACCTGGCTGATTGGATCAGCCGCTGGGTCGGCCAAAATCATGGTGAAATTGGCCGGATTGTCAGCGCTTATTTGGAAAGCTTCAGCAATGATGATCTGGTGCACTATATTGAAGATAAAGTTAAGGATGACTTGCAAATGATTCGCATTAATGGTTCGGTTGTCGGGGGCTTTGTGGGCATGATCTTATTTGTGATCGCCTATGTGGCAGGAGTGACGCCATGA
- a CDS encoding DUF445 domain-containing protein, translating to MRPVKRQANTVLAAAGGLFAGALALKYHYPGNELAAALLTISEASLAGGVADWFAVTALFRRPLGFPYHTALVPRNRDRIIEALTRTIEQDFFNKQSIADRIHQVNILDKLTAYAGTHMSKAGVRTVLDTLLAELAQTIDPGAVGKYGERLLKVIFRRQSAAPQAAALLRWTLQEEKGGELYTAVVNELAVRCAQEGTREAIYNYLEQLKQNTAQKNWLASLVTGVLEGMDGINLEDAATALHEELIRTVDELTGPEHPVRQWFQEELKEVSVNLETPEWAAIIDDWKNGQLARASFAGPLTAVVQAILEAFKRPSAYRDSVADWLAGQLASYWQQVKESTLLQHRAETYLKTLLTDIFNKEHSLVGQVAGSALRKLSDEELNQFIEDKAGEDLDWIRINGVFVGGIAGLVLAVVQWLV from the coding sequence ATGAGGCCGGTTAAGCGGCAGGCCAATACGGTACTTGCGGCAGCAGGCGGTTTGTTTGCCGGTGCGTTGGCGTTAAAGTATCATTATCCCGGCAATGAGCTGGCAGCCGCCTTGTTAACGATCAGTGAAGCCAGTCTGGCCGGTGGTGTTGCCGACTGGTTCGCCGTTACGGCATTATTTCGCCGGCCGCTGGGATTTCCTTATCATACCGCGCTTGTTCCCCGCAACCGTGACCGGATTATTGAGGCATTAACCCGTACTATTGAGCAGGATTTCTTTAATAAACAGTCAATTGCCGACCGGATTCACCAGGTTAATATTCTGGATAAACTGACGGCATATGCCGGAACTCATATGAGTAAAGCCGGTGTCAGAACGGTTTTGGATACTTTGCTGGCAGAACTGGCCCAGACGATAGATCCCGGGGCGGTTGGCAAATATGGTGAACGTTTGCTTAAAGTTATATTCAGACGACAGTCGGCTGCCCCGCAGGCTGCTGCCCTGCTTCGCTGGACCCTGCAGGAGGAAAAGGGAGGAGAGCTTTATACGGCAGTGGTTAACGAGCTTGCCGTCAGGTGTGCGCAGGAGGGCACCAGGGAGGCCATTTATAACTATCTGGAGCAGTTAAAACAAAACACGGCTCAGAAGAACTGGCTGGCTTCGCTGGTTACCGGGGTACTGGAGGGCATGGACGGCATTAACCTGGAGGATGCAGCAACGGCTTTGCATGAGGAGCTTATTCGTACAGTTGATGAATTGACCGGACCGGAGCACCCTGTGCGCCAGTGGTTTCAGGAAGAACTTAAGGAGGTGTCCGTAAACCTGGAAACACCTGAGTGGGCGGCCATTATTGATGACTGGAAGAATGGCCAGCTTGCCAGGGCTTCGTTTGCCGGACCTTTGACTGCGGTGGTGCAGGCGATACTGGAGGCGTTTAAGCGGCCTTCGGCTTACCGTGACTCTGTGGCTGACTGGCTTGCCGGCCAACTGGCAAGTTATTGGCAGCAGGTTAAGGAAAGCACTCTTTTGCAGCACCGGGCAGAAACTTATTTGAAAACGTTGCTGACCGACATCTTCAATAAGGAGCATTCGCTTGTCGGCCAAGTTGCCGGCAGTGCGCTGCGTAAGCTTTCCGATGAGGAACTTAACCAATTTATTGAAGACAAGGCTGGCGAAGATCTTGACTGGATTCGGATTAATGGCGTATTTGTCGGTGGTATAGCCGGACTGGTATTGGCTGTTGTCCAGTGGCTGGTCTAA
- a CDS encoding ABC transporter ATP-binding protein gives MNEQIVRAENLGKTYGSFRALKGISFSIQAGECYGFLGHNGAGKTTTMRMMYGMSTVEEGRLWLFREPVRLTPPAIKARLGVVPQEDNLDVELTVLENLEAYGVVFGLTRTESRKRGQELLNFMGLEDKQHNKIESLSGGLKRRLVIARALINQPDIVILDEPTTGLDPQARHLVWQKLRSLKASGVTLILTTHYMEEAVQLCDRLVIMHEGIILAEGSPHHLIETYVLPDAIEVHLPLSELPAGLAEKVTAWGGQVIQVVDGLFLYAADGKALWHSLEEWGLPQHACLLRPSNLEDVFLKLTGSGGEA, from the coding sequence ATGAATGAACAAATTGTCAGGGCCGAAAACCTTGGCAAAACATATGGCAGCTTTCGGGCGCTTAAAGGCATTTCCTTCAGCATTCAGGCCGGAGAGTGCTATGGCTTTTTAGGTCATAACGGTGCGGGTAAAACTACGACCATGCGCATGATGTATGGCATGTCCACGGTAGAGGAGGGCCGGCTGTGGCTGTTTCGAGAGCCGGTCAGACTGACGCCGCCGGCGATTAAGGCCCGGCTGGGTGTTGTGCCCCAGGAGGACAATTTGGACGTGGAATTGACTGTCCTTGAGAATCTGGAGGCTTATGGCGTGGTTTTTGGCCTTACCCGCACCGAGTCCAGGAAGCGGGGACAGGAGCTGCTCAATTTCATGGGACTTGAAGATAAGCAGCATAATAAGATCGAAAGCTTGTCAGGCGGCCTGAAGCGGCGGCTGGTCATTGCCCGGGCTCTGATAAACCAGCCGGACATTGTGATTCTGGACGAACCGACCACCGGGCTTGATCCTCAGGCCAGGCATTTGGTGTGGCAAAAGCTCCGCAGCCTTAAAGCCAGTGGTGTGACACTGATTTTGACGACCCATTACATGGAGGAGGCGGTACAGCTATGCGACCGGCTGGTCATCATGCATGAGGGTATTATTTTGGCCGAAGGCAGCCCGCATCATTTGATTGAAACCTATGTTTTGCCTGACGCGATTGAGGTGCATCTGCCGCTAAGCGAATTGCCGGCCGGTTTGGCGGAGAAGGTTACGGCCTGGGGCGGTCAGGTTATCCAGGTGGTGGATGGTCTCTTTTTATATGCTGCCGACGGGAAGGCCTTGTGGCACAGCCTGGAAGAGTGGGGGCTGCCGCAGCATGCCTGCCTGCTCAGACCGTCCAATCTGGAGGATGTGTTTTTGAAGCTGACCGGCTCAGGGGGCGAAGCATAA
- a CDS encoding TonB-dependent receptor plug domain-containing protein, whose protein sequence is MKNVFTSPRKLTLLSLSILTALAMPVYAEEQAVDTRNVTITATRTEQEIKETPSAVEVITREDLDKIGAHNLADALQMATSINVSAPAMAGSNITVRGMSTRHSLILINGKRLVSEGSYSTANSYELERINMENVERIEIVRGPVSSMYGSDALGGVINIITRKPEKEEFTFSLSPQRYSDKFSVGNENYFLRYDSGKNSKWSWIVSADRTETDAYTNDDGTAENQFGQRDNFNLEGTYDLSDDTFLDVSINLLREDLKGRTTETSGALRNDTYDNTRDQFSLGLRGKAKNGDYQIRTYYGEHEKINKSFLDSTGQLTDFDVSKRKTWTLEGHLSTQIADNHLLTTGGEIRKEEYRGTRIGTGNNIFDITYGNITKQGSEADMDYSAIYVQDEWLVNDRLLVIPSVRYDDSNRFSGNVSPKLGMTYKMNDNSRLKLNVGKGFKAPTLDDMYMEMTKRMAGMTVHVTGNPDLKPEKSTSYELAIEGERGNTFGKLSYFVNDVKDLISTNTKVSFVPGVGMRADSKYLNEDKADIDGVEFEIGRKLTDKLTLKLNYTYLDATGTTGQRLEGRAKQQGTVQLHYDDNRENGISAVLWNEWKKDYLYSSNDDIHKTYALWNVSVNKKWNENFSSQLGVKNIFNKKDAELNLMGSMVHAGMTFTL, encoded by the coding sequence ATGAAAAACGTGTTTACAAGCCCCAGGAAGCTGACGCTGCTGAGCCTGTCGATATTAACCGCACTGGCTATGCCGGTCTATGCGGAGGAACAGGCCGTTGATACCCGCAATGTAACGATTACAGCCACCAGAACCGAGCAGGAGATTAAAGAAACCCCGTCGGCTGTTGAGGTCATTACCAGGGAGGATCTAGACAAAATCGGGGCGCATAATTTGGCCGATGCCTTGCAGATGGCTACCAGCATCAACGTTTCCGCTCCGGCGATGGCTGGCAGTAATATAACCGTACGGGGGATGTCGACACGACATTCACTGATTCTGATCAATGGCAAACGGTTGGTTTCAGAAGGCAGTTATTCGACTGCCAATTCCTATGAACTGGAACGGATTAACATGGAGAATGTTGAACGGATTGAGATTGTCCGGGGACCAGTCAGTTCTATGTACGGGTCAGATGCCTTGGGAGGTGTAATTAATATCATAACCCGCAAACCAGAGAAGGAAGAGTTTACTTTTTCCCTAAGCCCCCAGCGCTACAGTGATAAATTTAGTGTCGGTAATGAAAATTATTTTCTTCGCTATGATAGTGGCAAAAATAGCAAATGGTCCTGGATTGTCAGTGCCGACCGGACTGAGACCGATGCTTATACTAATGATGATGGTACCGCTGAAAATCAATTCGGGCAGCGCGACAATTTTAACCTGGAAGGTACCTATGATTTATCTGACGATACCTTCCTTGATGTCTCTATTAATTTATTGCGCGAGGATTTAAAGGGACGCACAACCGAAACCTCAGGGGCTCTTCGCAATGACACTTATGATAATACCCGGGACCAATTCAGCCTGGGGCTGCGCGGTAAGGCTAAAAATGGTGATTATCAAATACGGACTTATTATGGGGAACATGAAAAAATTAATAAAAGCTTTTTAGATAGCACCGGACAACTAACAGACTTTGATGTTTCCAAGCGTAAAACCTGGACCCTGGAAGGACATCTTTCAACGCAGATTGCTGATAACCATTTACTGACAACAGGCGGTGAAATTCGAAAGGAAGAATACCGGGGAACGCGAATTGGTACCGGTAATAATATTTTTGACATTACTTACGGCAATATTACCAAACAAGGTTCGGAAGCTGATATGGATTATTCGGCCATCTATGTGCAGGATGAGTGGCTGGTCAATGACCGTCTGCTGGTTATTCCTTCGGTGCGGTATGACGACAGCAACCGCTTTTCCGGCAATGTCAGCCCCAAACTGGGTATGACTTACAAAATGAACGACAATTCCCGTTTAAAGCTAAATGTTGGTAAGGGTTTTAAAGCACCTACTCTGGATGACATGTATATGGAAATGACGAAAAGAATGGCAGGTATGACTGTACATGTAACCGGCAATCCTGATTTGAAACCGGAGAAATCCACCAGCTATGAGCTGGCTATCGAAGGGGAGAGAGGCAACACTTTTGGCAAATTATCGTATTTTGTTAATGATGTGAAAGACCTTATATCTACGAATACAAAGGTGTCTTTTGTTCCGGGGGTAGGAATGCGTGCCGATTCAAAATATTTAAATGAGGACAAGGCCGACATTGACGGTGTGGAGTTTGAAATTGGCCGCAAGCTGACGGACAAGCTGACGCTGAAGCTCAATTACACCTATCTGGATGCCACCGGGACGACCGGGCAGCGGCTGGAAGGCCGGGCCAAGCAGCAGGGAACGGTACAACTACATTATGATGACAACCGGGAAAATGGTATCAGTGCGGTGTTATGGAACGAGTGGAAGAAAGATTATTTGTATTCCTCTAATGATGATATTCATAAAACCTATGCCTTGTGGAATGTATCGGTTAATAAAAAGTGGAATGAAAATTTCAGCAGCCAGCTTGGTGTAAAGAATATCTTTAATAAGAAGGATGCAGAACTTAATTTGATGGGATCCATGGTCCATGCCGGCATGACCTTTACATTATGA
- a CDS encoding NAD(P)-binding domain-containing protein, whose amino-acid sequence MKEVGLIGVGRMGKVLSRKLSGHVKLKIFDRDESRLQAVAEEIGIPTAASLEELAELGTIILVVPDREVISLIKDFNQMERALIIINVATNVARHVLVATASPQVQCIGAKFIGQAKEIAMGAEPVILVDERPAELTALVQEVFAPVGKIVTGNADAVTYINTQAAEKALTAAVLIEETLRSQPYANADVIKSAISQVAAGILKAYAEDDLGPFAREIVRAIRAKLRRP is encoded by the coding sequence ATGAAAGAAGTCGGTTTAATTGGTGTAGGACGAATGGGCAAAGTCTTGTCAAGAAAACTATCCGGTCATGTTAAACTTAAAATTTTTGACCGTGATGAAAGCCGGCTGCAGGCTGTGGCAGAGGAGATTGGCATTCCCACCGCCGCCAGTCTGGAAGAGCTGGCAGAATTAGGAACCATTATTTTGGTAGTCCCTGACAGGGAGGTTATCAGTTTAATTAAAGACTTTAATCAAATGGAGCGAGCCCTTATTATTATTAATGTTGCTACCAATGTTGCCCGCCATGTACTTGTGGCAACGGCTTCCCCGCAAGTCCAATGTATTGGAGCCAAGTTTATTGGGCAAGCAAAAGAAATAGCGATGGGGGCTGAGCCGGTGATTCTTGTCGATGAACGGCCTGCCGAGCTTACCGCCTTGGTACAGGAGGTTTTTGCACCGGTGGGTAAAATTGTTACCGGCAATGCTGATGCCGTTACCTATATCAACACACAGGCGGCAGAAAAAGCATTGACGGCTGCCGTACTGATTGAGGAAACATTGCGCTCACAGCCATATGCGAACGCAGATGTAATAAAAAGCGCCATCAGTCAGGTGGCGGCCGGAATACTTAAGGCCTACGCCGAGGATGACCTGGGGCCGTTTGCCCGTGAAATTGTCAGAGCCATCAGGGCTAAACTAAGGAGACCGTAA
- a CDS encoding ChaN family lipoprotein, with product MMSIIKYIVAVIVLLTMPNAVQAAQADYRIYTVAGQETTVEAMAGLIQQYDVLVFGEYHDNAVLHALELELLQRTFAHQPGLAVSLEMFERDVQGQLDDYLAGQITEQEFLAKSRPWNNYQEAYRPLVAFAGVNSLPVIAANIPRTLAAQYAKTGSLTQIAPEMTGYLPQLHLTPDGEYRERFLAHMTEIGKAGTMPVSPDKLEDYYKAQCLKDDTMAESIANYRQAHPEYKIIHYQGDFHSKWRLGVVEKLQLLQPDLRIAVITPVYLEDSADIPDLLKQHQQAGDWIVFVRRQS from the coding sequence ATGATGAGTATAATAAAATATATTGTGGCGGTGATAGTGTTGCTGACAATGCCCAATGCTGTGCAGGCGGCTCAGGCCGATTACCGGATTTATACCGTCGCCGGCCAGGAGACGACCGTCGAAGCGATGGCCGGACTCATTCAGCAGTATGATGTCCTGGTGTTCGGGGAGTATCACGATAATGCGGTTTTGCATGCACTGGAGCTGGAACTGCTGCAACGTACCTTTGCCCACCAGCCCGGGCTTGCTGTATCTTTGGAAATGTTTGAGCGTGATGTGCAAGGCCAGCTTGACGACTATCTGGCAGGCCAAATTACAGAACAGGAGTTTCTGGCCAAGTCCCGTCCGTGGAATAATTATCAGGAAGCCTACCGGCCGTTAGTGGCGTTTGCCGGCGTTAACTCGCTGCCGGTTATTGCGGCCAATATTCCCCGCACACTGGCGGCGCAGTATGCCAAAACCGGGTCGCTGACACAAATCGCACCAGAGATGACGGGTTACCTGCCGCAGCTTCATCTTACCCCGGACGGGGAATACCGGGAACGGTTTCTCGCCCATATGACTGAAATCGGTAAAGCGGGAACAATGCCGGTCAGCCCGGATAAACTTGAGGATTATTATAAGGCGCAGTGCCTGAAGGATGATACGATGGCAGAGAGTATTGCCAACTACCGTCAGGCCCATCCTGAGTATAAAATTATCCATTACCAGGGTGATTTTCACAGTAAATGGCGGCTGGGAGTTGTGGAAAAGCTGCAGTTGTTACAGCCGGATTTGCGGATAGCCGTTATTACGCCTGTTTATCTGGAGGATTCTGCTGATATACCCGACTTGCTGAAACAACATCAGCAGGCCGGCGATTGGATTGTGTTTGTACGCCGGCAGTCTTGA
- a CDS encoding PhoH family protein, with protein MIKYYVLDTNVLLHSPYAITAFNEHMVIIPEVVLEELDRFKSETSERGANSRLVSRMIDKFRIEGNLLTGVSLNNQGGLVRIEANHLDTHMPPHWDKLKADNRILQVCKGLAEDNLPTVLVSRDTNMRVKAAILGIQAEDFRNEKVASVEEQYTGRAIVYTASNIIDAFHQDDGNYLDPSVLQVFDEATHTMLPIELVTNQFLLIRSTDNDRHTALGRFDGQKIVHLKYRSRNPFGVSPRNVGQVFMQECLMLSAEEAPLVIIKGPAGTAKTFYSLAVGLYNHLDCRPRAYHHVLICRPNVPMDEDLGFLPGSEQDKIDPYMRAIRDNLFTLMSSHNMTEPKEIEQAEDTVQMLFDKHIIQTEALAYQRGRSLQKYWIILDEMQNSTPRQAKGVITRPGLGTKIILLGDPEQIDHPFLDSRTNGLVYAAEKMKGSKLCFQVTLDHDECERSPLAAEASLRL; from the coding sequence TTGATTAAGTATTATGTGTTAGACACCAATGTGTTATTACACTCTCCCTATGCAATTACTGCTTTTAACGAACACATGGTAATCATTCCCGAAGTAGTGCTTGAGGAACTTGACCGGTTCAAATCCGAAACCAGTGAACGGGGTGCCAACAGCCGTCTGGTCAGCCGTATGATTGACAAGTTCCGGATCGAGGGTAATTTATTGACGGGCGTATCTCTCAACAACCAAGGCGGACTTGTGCGTATTGAAGCCAATCATCTCGATACCCATATGCCGCCTCACTGGGACAAACTAAAAGCTGATAACCGTATCCTGCAAGTATGCAAAGGGCTTGCCGAGGACAATTTGCCTACCGTGTTAGTCAGCCGGGATACCAATATGCGGGTAAAAGCCGCTATATTAGGCATTCAGGCCGAAGATTTCCGTAATGAAAAAGTCGCCAGCGTGGAAGAACAATACACAGGCCGCGCCATAGTGTATACCGCCTCCAACATCATTGATGCGTTTCATCAGGATGACGGCAATTATCTGGACCCAAGCGTGCTCCAGGTTTTTGACGAAGCCACCCATACTATGCTGCCCATCGAACTGGTAACCAATCAGTTTTTGTTAATTCGTTCCACCGATAACGACCGCCATACCGCCCTTGGGCGTTTTGACGGTCAAAAAATCGTGCATCTCAAATACCGCAGCCGTAATCCTTTCGGTGTTTCACCGCGCAATGTCGGGCAGGTGTTCATGCAAGAATGCCTGATGCTGAGCGCGGAAGAAGCACCGCTTGTTATTATTAAGGGCCCGGCCGGTACGGCTAAAACTTTCTATTCGCTGGCCGTCGGCCTCTATAACCATCTGGACTGCCGCCCCCGTGCCTACCACCATGTATTAATCTGCCGTCCAAATGTACCCATGGATGAAGATCTTGGTTTTCTTCCCGGCTCGGAACAGGATAAGATCGATCCCTATATGCGCGCTATTCGCGACAATCTGTTTACCCTCATGTCAAGTCACAACATGACTGAGCCAAAAGAAATTGAGCAAGCCGAAGACACGGTGCAAATGCTGTTTGATAAACACATTATTCAGACCGAAGCCCTGGCCTACCAACGTGGCCGCTCACTACAAAAATACTGGATTATTCTTGATGAAATGCAAAACTCTACTCCCCGCCAGGCCAAAGGAGTTATTACCCGTCCCGGCCTGGGCACCAAAATCATTCTCTTAGGCGACCCCGAGCAAATCGACCATCCCTTCCTGGACAGCCGCACCAACGGTCTGGTCTATGCGGCCGAGAAAATGAAAGGCAGCAAGCTGTGCTTCCAGGTAACCTTAGACCATGATGAATGCGAGCGTTCCCCCCTTGCCGCCGAAGCGTCATTAAGACTCTAA
- a CDS encoding ABC transporter permease — MAILRIFARHLAVFKKIWFTNVMFNFIEPLLYLTAMGYGLGSFVRDIDGLSYIQYIAPGMVASSAMFAASFECTYGSFVRLHYQKTFHAMLAGPVTVRDIVAGDVLYGTCKSMLFGLVILTVITALGQVQSWWALLIPLFLAIPGLAFSLLAICYTGLIENIDKFNYYITLFLTPAYLFSGVFFPIHSMPGWAQAVAWFNPIYHSVEVCRALVLGNSNPSLLVHAGVLVLLAALLMPLAVKLMTKRLIL, encoded by the coding sequence ATGGCCATTTTGCGGATTTTTGCCCGCCACCTGGCAGTGTTTAAAAAGATATGGTTTACGAATGTAATGTTCAATTTTATTGAACCGCTGCTCTATCTTACGGCTATGGGGTATGGACTGGGGAGCTTTGTCCGGGATATCGACGGGTTGTCCTATATCCAGTATATTGCGCCAGGAATGGTGGCTTCTTCAGCCATGTTTGCCGCTTCGTTTGAGTGTACGTATGGCAGTTTTGTCAGACTCCATTACCAAAAGACTTTTCATGCTATGCTGGCCGGTCCGGTTACTGTCCGCGATATTGTTGCCGGCGATGTTTTGTACGGCACCTGTAAGAGCATGCTGTTTGGGCTGGTTATTCTGACAGTCATTACCGCCCTGGGGCAAGTCCAGTCCTGGTGGGCATTATTGATTCCGTTGTTTTTGGCTATTCCGGGGCTGGCATTTTCCCTGTTAGCCATTTGTTATACCGGTCTCATTGAGAATATTGATAAATTTAATTACTACATAACCTTGTTTTTAACACCGGCTTATCTCTTTTCCGGCGTATTTTTTCCCATCCATTCCATGCCGGGATGGGCACAGGCGGTAGCCTGGTTTAATCCGATTTATCACAGTGTGGAAGTATGTCGGGCGCTGGTTTTGGGAAACAGTAATCCCAGCCTGCTGGTGCATGCCGGGGTGCTGGTGCTGCTGGCGGCTTTGTTAATGCCGCTGGCCGTAAAGCTCATGACTAAGCGGTTGATTTTATAA
- the hutW gene encoding heme anaerobic degradation radical SAM methyltransferase ChuW/HutW: MRGNRLNQILTAMDSEQYALTVGTAAGEPLTSAFEKRRVVHAGVRGKPLLPGNWQSTWQSLLKQKVKPEQRVAYIHIPFCRQRCLYCGFFQNYSNEEMETLYIDSLVKELQLSKGSSYLDSGPVNAVFIGGGTPSTLAPQNVSRLLGAIQDCLPLANDYELTLEGRINDLVPAKIEAWLAHGVNRVSIGVQSFDTGVRRAVGRMDDTETILAKLELLSGYNQATVIIDLMYGLPHQTSEVWANDIRLLKLAAIDGLDLYQLNIYPNSALQQAITAGKLPPAATTAEQAEMFALAEANLSAGIFSRLSNCHWGKTTRERSLYNTLTKAGHNVIPFGAGAGGNVGGVTMFLHRNMAAYIKSIEEGHKPVAAMALQPDGSELHNMVVGQLERGYLSLPVLARHYGAVVWELEALLDIWESRGLITRRADLVRLTVAGQFWHMNITQSVLECLHALLDGVHSVEVEPIAAQG, from the coding sequence TTGCGAGGAAACAGATTAAACCAAATTTTGACTGCTATGGATTCCGAACAATATGCTCTGACTGTTGGCACTGCGGCCGGTGAGCCGCTGACCTCCGCCTTTGAAAAACGCCGGGTGGTGCATGCCGGCGTCCGCGGCAAGCCGCTGCTGCCAGGCAATTGGCAGAGTACCTGGCAATCTTTGCTGAAGCAAAAAGTAAAACCGGAACAGCGTGTTGCCTATATTCATATCCCGTTTTGCCGGCAGCGCTGCCTGTATTGCGGTTTTTTCCAGAATTACTCGAACGAGGAAATGGAAACCCTGTATATTGACAGTCTGGTTAAAGAGCTGCAGCTGAGTAAAGGCAGCAGCTATCTGGACAGTGGACCGGTCAATGCCGTATTTATTGGCGGCGGAACCCCGAGTACCCTGGCGCCGCAAAATGTTTCCCGCCTGCTGGGGGCGATTCAGGATTGCCTGCCGCTGGCCAATGACTATGAGTTAACACTTGAAGGGCGGATTAATGATTTGGTACCGGCCAAAATAGAAGCCTGGCTGGCCCATGGGGTAAACCGCGTTTCCATCGGTGTTCAGTCCTTCGATACCGGCGTGCGGCGTGCGGTTGGCCGCATGGATGATACGGAAACCATTTTAGCGAAGCTGGAGCTGCTGTCAGGCTATAACCAGGCGACGGTTATTATTGACCTGATGTACGGGCTGCCTCATCAAACCAGTGAAGTCTGGGCCAACGACATCCGGTTGCTGAAGCTGGCGGCCATTGACGGGCTGGACTTATATCAGCTTAATATTTATCCGAACAGCGCTTTGCAGCAGGCGATTACTGCCGGGAAACTGCCGCCGGCAGCTACCACCGCCGAGCAGGCCGAAATGTTTGCCCTGGCTGAGGCCAATTTGTCGGCCGGTATATTTTCCCGGCTCAGCAACTGCCATTGGGGAAAAACCACCCGGGAGCGCAGCCTGTACAATACCCTTACCAAGGCGGGACATAATGTCATTCCGTTTGGCGCCGGAGCTGGCGGCAATGTCGGCGGCGTAACCATGTTTTTGCACCGGAATATGGCTGCTTATATCAAGAGTATTGAGGAAGGGCATAAGCCTGTTGCCGCGATGGCGCTGCAGCCTGACGGCAGTGAGCTGCATAATATGGTTGTCGGCCAGCTGGAGCGGGGATATTTAAGTCTGCCTGTCCTGGCAAGGCACTATGGGGCCGTTGTCTGGGAATTGGAAGCCCTGCTGGATATTTGGGAGTCACGCGGCCTGATTACGCGCCGGGCCGACCTTGTCCGCTTAACGGTAGCCGGACAGTTCTGGCATATGAATATTACGCAATCGGTATTAGAATGCCTGCACGCCCTGCTGGACGGAGTCCATTCGGTGGAAGTGGAACCTATCGCCGCCCAGGGCTGA